The following is a genomic window from Alkaliphilus sp. B6464.
GGAGGAGCATTACTGTACAGCATATAAAAATTGGACTTGCTCTTCCGCACCTATTAGAAAAGAAGGAAAGATTATTGGAGCATTAAACGTAAGAGGGTATATGTGGAATACCCATCCTCATACATTAGGGATGGTAGCTGCTGCTGCAAAAGCCATTGAAAATCAAATAGTAATTGAAAAAGCCAATGCAGAAATTCTGCTTAAAACCAAATATCAAAGTGCTATTGCCGAATGTATTACAGATGGGTTTTTAACAATAGATAACCATGGTATTCTAACCTATATAAACGAAACCGGGGCTGATATTTTAGGAATATGCAAGGAAAGTGCATTAGGGAAGCCTATTAAAGACTTGGTAGACTTTGATCCAGTAATATTAGATGTAATTCATACTGGAAAAGGATATGTTGATAAGGAATTCATTGTAAGAAACAACAAAAATGGTGTTAAATATCATTTTATTAAAACCGCTATGCCTATTCGAGATGAGGAAGGTAACATAGTAGGAGCCATAGATAACTTTAGGAAGATTAAGCGAGTTCATACGATGATGAGAAAGCTAGTTGGGAACTATGGGAAGTTTACATTTGATGATATTATTGGTAGTAGTAGTAGAATGAAAGAGTGTATTAGATTATCTAAAATTGCTGCCCGTAGCTCTTCTAACGTATTAATTTACGGGGAAAGTGGAACAGGAAAAGAATTGCTAGTTCAATCAATACACAACGCAAGCAATAGAAAAAATGAGAGCTTAGTTTCTATTAACTGTGCGGCTATTCCTAGTGAATTAATTGAAAGTGAACTTTTTGGTTATGAAGGGGGAGCCTTTACTGGTGCATTGAAAAATGGACAAATAGGGAAATTTGAGTTAGCTAATGGTGGTACTATTTTTCTGGATGAGATTGGTGATATGCCACTACATATGCAGGCTAAACTTTTAAGGGTGCTACAGGAAAATCAAATTATGCGGGTGGGTGGAAGCGATCTACTAGATGTGGATGTACGCATTATTAGCGCCACAAATAAGGACTTGCTTAGTGAATGCAGAAAAGGAAACTTTAGGGAAGATCTTTATTATAGATTAAATGTATTAAACATTGTTTCTCCTCCTCTAAGGG
Proteins encoded in this region:
- a CDS encoding sigma-54-dependent Fis family transcriptional regulator, with protein sequence MYVLQEKQYKRTIDGTENFVDKKTPVIVQKDYVLRGWERCITKGVSPYERKTAKCYQGDELDKTLRQNMELIAFAKPFMDNLYSFVRHSGFAVMLTDANACLLEVIGDKEIIEDSDDRDNFKKGCLWHEKYVGNTAVNTALLEGKPLQISGEEHYCTAYKNWTCSSAPIRKEGKIIGALNVRGYMWNTHPHTLGMVAAAAKAIENQIVIEKANAEILLKTKYQSAIAECITDGFLTIDNHGILTYINETGADILGICKESALGKPIKDLVDFDPVILDVIHTGKGYVDKEFIVRNNKNGVKYHFIKTAMPIRDEEGNIVGAIDNFRKIKRVHTMMRKLVGNYGKFTFDDIIGSSSRMKECIRLSKIAARSSSNVLIYGESGTGKELLVQSIHNASNRKNESLVSINCAAIPSELIESELFGYEGGAFTGALKNGQIGKFELANGGTIFLDEIGDMPLHMQAKLLRVLQENQIMRVGGSDLLDVDVRIISATNKDLLSECRKGNFREDLYYRLNVLNIVSPPLRDRKEDIEALVCHFISKINVKIGSSIEDISPEAMDCLMDYDWPGNVRELENTIERAVNICSGTTIGMQDISKNILECLKKKSEDCKDKRSIDVDESKGIESLEEIEKEAIEKALLITKGNISQTASALKVSRNTLYNKMKKYGMQ